The proteins below come from a single Plasmodium gaboni strain SY75 chromosome Unknown, whole genome shotgun sequence genomic window:
- a CDS encoding glutamate-rich protein: MRNLFHITIYLVTLNLFILGISGKTNTSDNRNKRISGPKLRGNVVSNINLRSDKKGKIIRGSNDQVNKNFEDVLEQSEKSLVSENGHSGLHINDSPKETIFIKEDKEGQIHSELNPESSEDNKDLNDNDSKDKSSDIISVDNKSNKRESDFQSLSDLELLDNSSQDNLENETISTEPFPNQKHKGLQQEENEEPLEPLPTQIYKDYSEENSEPFPKQEHKNVDKHNEKNTFHESVSVNINQENLKPKSLDETLNINSKKLEDQLDLHEHDNSERLKDEEIGNEPPVHENLSVPNDSIDQILNQSEQVSNDQEQLHNEKQKVEEKSNYQISSVDLKEPTNEDILPHQNVLENIKQNESEINNVHDHVLQKENTIDKLDNQKEHIDELQHNVNVLQENNINDHQLETKEKPNIESIEPKNIDLEIVLPENVEKEEKIVDVSSPKHLNHESFEVETSKSEHKEVVSEKRVEETVENEESVSEESNPEPAEKEENNHEEVHQEEILHEQNNQESGESKLIDNGEGAFEGARHEFSSEKNDSELNENEFVESEKSEPEPAENEEKNHEEVHQEEILPEQNNEESGESKLVDYEEDVFEEAHHEFSSEKGNAELNENEFVESDKSVSEPAEHEEVVSEESKPEESENEEAHQEEIVPEQNNQESDESKLVDNEEGGFEKVHHEEFSSEKNDSELNENDFF; this comes from the coding sequence ATGAGAAACCTTTTCCATATTACCATTTACTTAGTTACActtaatttatttatattggGAATAAGTGGAAAGACTAACACAAGTGACAATAGAAATAAACGAATTTCTGGTCCTAAATTAAGGGGTAATGTTGTAAGTAATATAAACCTGCGATCAGATAAGAAAGGTAAAATTATAAGAGGGTCGAATGATCAAGTTAATAAAAACTTTGAAGATGTTTTAGAACAAAGCGAAAAATCACTTGTTTCAGAAAATGGTCATAGTGGattacatataaatgataGCCCTAAAGAaactatttttattaaagaAGATAAAGAAGGTCAAATTCATTCTGAGTTAAATCCTGAATCATCAgaagataataaagatttaaatgataatgattCAAAAGATAAATCCAGTGATATAATTTCAGTAGATaataaatcaaataaaaGAGAAAGTGATTTTCAATCATTATCAGATTTAGAATTACTTGACAATTCTTCACAAGATAATTTAGAAAACGAGACAATTTCAACAGAACCTTTTCCTAATCAAAAACATAAAGGCCTACAACAAGAAGAAAATGAGGAACCTTTAGAACCCCTTCCtacacaaatatataaagattATAGTGAAGAAAATTCAGAACCTTTTCCTAAACAAGAGCATAAAAATGTAGACAAACATAATGAAAAAAACACATTTCATGAAAGTGTTTCTGTAAATATTAATCAAGAAAATTTGAAACCAAAGTCATTAGATGAAactttaaatataaattcaaaaaaattagaagATCAATTGGATTTACATGAACATGATAACTCAGAACGTTTAAAAGATGAAGAAATAGGAAATGAGCCACCTGTTCATGAAAATTTATCAGTACCAAATGATTCAATAGATCAAATATTAAATCAATCTGAACAAGTATCAAATGATCAAGAACAATTGCATAATGAAAAGCAAAAGGTTGAAGAAAAATCAAATTATCAAATATCCTCAGTAGATTTAAAAGAACCAACAAATGAGGATATATTACCACATCAGAATGtattagaaaatataaaacaaaatgaatcagaaataaataatgtgCACGATCATGTACTACAAAAAGAGAATACAATAGACAAACTTGATAATCAAAAGGAACACATCGATGAATTACAACATAATGTAAATGTATTACAAgaaaataacataaatgATCACCAATTAGAAACTAAAGAGAAACCTAATATTGAATCCATTGAACCTAAGAATATAGATTTAGAAATTGTTCTTCCTGAAAATGTTGaaaaggaagaaaaaatagTTGATGTATCTTCTCCTAAACATTTAAATCACGAATCGTTTGAAGTAGAAACAAGTAAATCTGAACATAAAGAAGTTGTATCTGAAAAACGTGTCGAAGAAACTGTGGAAAATGAAGAATCTGTATCTGAAGAAAGCAACCCTGAACCAGCTGAAAAGGAAGAAAATAATCATGAAGAAGTTCATCAGGAAGAAATTTTAcatgaacaaaataatcAAGAATCAGGTGAAAGTAAATTAATTGATAATGGAGAAGGTGCTTTTGAAGGAGCTCGTCATGAATTTTCATCTGAAAAAAATGACTCTgaattaaatgaaaatgaatttGTTGAATCAGAAAAAAGCGAACCTGAACCAGCtgaaaatgaagaaaaaaatcATGAAGAAGTTCATCAGGAAGAAATTTTACCtgaacaaaataatgaagaatCAGGTGAAAGTAAATTAGTTGATTATGAAGAAGATGTTTTTGAAGAAGCTCATCATGAATTTTCATCTGAAAAAGGTAACGCTGAActaaatgaaaatgaatttGTTGAATCTGACAAAAGTGTATCTGAACCTGCTGAACATGAAGAAGTTGTATCTGAAGAAAGCAAACCTGAAGAATCTGAAAATGAAGAAGCTCATCAGGAAGAAATTGTACCTGAACAAAATAATCAAGAATCAGATGAAAGTAAATTAGTTGATAATGAAGAAGGTGGCTTTGAAAAAGTTCATCATGAAGAATTTTCATCTGAAAAAAATGACTCTGAATTAAATGAAAACGATTTTTTT